A stretch of the Lactuca sativa cultivar Salinas chromosome 9, Lsat_Salinas_v11, whole genome shotgun sequence genome encodes the following:
- the LOC111878924 gene encoding uncharacterized protein LOC111878924 has product MRNDNIQNFYTNWEHNGGFDHHYTESPNVSVSATLEGSSNNGGFEYQTDSNNRNLNLHPQGGSPIGLNLRKSNSLINLVEMTLSQERELHKNSSSNSKPTPEKLKASNFPALLLQIGSWKRVSRNEGDLVTKIYYAKKKLVWEFLDGPLKSKIEIQWSEISAIRALIYEGQPGHLEVEINQPPQFGREINPQPRKHTQWKQSTDFTGGQASICRRHSIVFAPGVLDKQYEKLLQYDNRLFNLSQQPFPINNYSFFYNDPNHYVDYSYMDPHHRPTNHFLRDHAPILPNLDEGTLRHVDEYQDRVHIQFEGNPTIPIGMQKHFLPYYEQDTIIPIQEPGMKMLSEESDYINNRIPGLLVNSRISIQESNYRISVPNPYADSWETGTENLGCSNGYQQFNPNWT; this is encoded by the exons ATGAGGAATGATAATATTCAAAATTTCTATACGAACTGGGAGCACAATGGCGGCTTCGATCATCATTATACCGAATCTCCCAATGTCTCTGTTTCTGCAACACTCGAAGGAAGCAGCAACAATGGAGGATTCGAGTATCAAACTGATTCCAACAATCGCAATCTCAATCTCCATCCACAG GGAGGAAGTCCGATTGGTTTGAATTTAAGGAAGTCGAATTCTCTAATCAATTTGGTAGAAATGACGCTATCTCAAGAAAGGGAATTACACAAGAACTCATCATCTAATTCTAAACCGACTCCTGAGAAGTTGAAGGCTTCAAATTTCCCTGCTCTTCTTTTACAGATCGGTTCTTGGAAG agaGTTTCAAGAAATGAAGGAGATTTAGTTACCAAAATTTATTATGCAAAGAAGAAACTAGTTTGGGAGTTTCTAGATGGGCCTTTAAAGAGCAAGATTGAAATACAATGGTCAGAAATATCAGCAATTAGAGCCTTAATATATGAAGGCCAGCCAGGACATCTAGAAGTTGAG ATAAACCAACCACCGCAATTCGGCCGAGAGATTAATCCCCAGCCACGAAAGCATACACAATGGAAACAATCTACAGATTTTACAGGGGGTCAAGCATCTATTTGCAG GCGTCATTCAATTGTATTTGCTCCCGGAGTCCTCGATAAGCAATATGAGAAGCTTCTTCAATATGACAATCGACTATTCAACTTAAGCCAACAACCTTTCCCGATAAACAACTACTCATTTTTCTACAATGACCCAAATCACTATGTGGATTACTCATACATGGATCCACATCATCGACCAACCAATCATTTTCTTAGAGATCATGCTCCCATTTTACCAAATTtag ATGAAGGAACATTAAGACATGTAGATGAGTATCAAGATAGAGTACATATTCAATTTGAAGGGAATCCCACAATTCCTATTGGAATGCAAAAACATTTCCTACCATATTATGAGCAGGACACCATTATCCCGATTCAAGAACCAGGAATGAAAATGTTGTCGGAAGAAAGTGATTACATAAACAATAGGATTCCAGGGTTACTTGTTAATTCTAGAATTAGTATCCAAGAATCTAATTATCggataagtgttccaaatccttatgCGGATTCATGGGAGACTGGAACAGAGAATTTGGGATGCTCAAATGGGTACCAACAATTCAACCCGAATTGGACATAA
- the LOC111878895 gene encoding calreticulin: MATRKFSGIVFLSLLLLISVASAKVFFEERFEDGWESRWVKSDWKKEDNMAGEWNYTSGKWNGDANDKGIQTSEDYRFYAISAEYPEFSNKDKTLVFQFSVKHEQKLDCGGGYMKLLSGDVDQKKFGGDTPYSIMFGPDICGYATKKVHAILTYNGENKLIKKDVPCETDQLTHVYTFILRPDATYSILIDNEEKQTGSLYSDWDLLPAKQIKDPEAKKPEDWDEKEYISDPEDKKPEGYDDIPKEIPDPDAKKPEDWDDEEDGEWTIPTIPNPEYKGPWKAKKIKNPNYKGKWKAPMIDNPDFKDDPDLYVFPKLKYVGIELWQVKSGTLFDNVLICDDPEYAKQLVEETWAKQKDAEKAAFEELEKKREEEESKDDHVDSDADDEGNDSGDEAEPEEEEEADDNDIKDEL, translated from the exons ATGGCGACACGGAAATTTAGCGGGATTGTATTTCTCTCTCTACTACTGCTCATTTCAGTTGCTTCTGCCAAGGTGTTCTTCGAGGAGCGCTTTGAAG ATGGATGGGAAAGCCGGTGGGTTAAATCTGACTGGAAGAAAGAGGACAACATGGCTGGGGAGTGGAATTACACATCTGGTAAATGGAACGGAGATGCTAATGATAAAG GTATACAAACAAGTGAAGACTACAGATTTTATGCCATATCTGCTGAGTACCCTGAATTCAGCAACAAGGATAAAACACTAGTCTTCCAATTTTCTGTCAAACATGAGCAAAAGCTTGATTGTGGTGGTGGATACATGAAATTGCTTAGTGGTGATGTGGATCAAAAGAAATTTGGTGGCGATACCCCTTACAG TATCATGTTTGGACCTGATATTTGTGGGTATGCAACAAAGAAGGTTCATGCAATTCTTACATACAATGGAGAAAACAAATTGATCAAGAAAGATGTTCCTTGTGAAACTGATCAACTTACACATGTTTATACCTTTATTCTACGCCCTGATGCTACTTACAGTATCCTCATTGACAATGAAGAGAAACAAACAGGAAGTTTGTACTCTGATTGGGATCTTCTTCCAGCAAAACAGATAAAGGACCCTGAGGCCAAAAAG CCTGAAGATTGGGATGAGAAGGAATACATCTCTGATCCTGAAGATAAGAAGCCTGAG GGttatgatgacatcccaaaggaGATTCCGGATCCAGATGCTAAAAAG CCAGAAGATTGGGATGATGAGGAAGATGGTGAATGGACAATACCAACTATTCCAAACCCTGAATACAAGGGTCCATGGAAGGCAAAG AAAATCAAGAACCCCAACTACAAAGGGAAGTGGAAGGCACCCATGATTGACAACCCAG ATTTTAAGGATGACCCTGATCTCTATGTATTCCCCAAGCTGAAGTATGTTGGCATTGAGTTGTGGCAG GTAAAATCTGGAACTTTGTTTGACAATGTATTGATATGTGATGATCCTGAATATGCCAAACAACTAGTGGAAGAAACTTGGGCCAAACAAAAAGAT GCTGAAAAAGCTGCATTTGAAGAACTAGAAAAGAAACGCGAGGAAGAG GAATCCAAGGATGATCATGTTGATTCTGAT GCTGATGATGAGGGCAATGATAGTGGTGATGAAGCCGAACCCGAGGAGGAAGAGGAAGCAGATGATAATGATATCAAG GATGAGCTATAG